The Fusarium oxysporum f. sp. lycopersici 4287 chromosome 6, whole genome shotgun sequence DNA segment GCGCATTGCCGAATACCCATGACATTGGATGCCTCAAAGCTTGTCATGATCTTTCTGGATCTTGCCAGCGTGTTTAATACAAAGATGACTGTAATTACCCTATTGCCACAAGGCTGGTGAGACGGCGACAAGATGTCTCAACCTATAACTTCTACAAATAATCCAATAAGTGAGGCCCAGGAACAAATTATTCCTGACCTTGTGCCATGCTTGGTGTGCCATCAAGTTTGCTAAACATTGTAATGAAGATAGGTTGGTGCGTAATTGATATGCTGACTAACCCGGTATTGCTGTACCGGGGCGAGTCTATTTTGAATGAAGTAATAGATTGCTACGACGCAACCCTCACAGCATGTCATCTAACTCATATCGCAGAAAAACTCAGTGgtatagtatataaatatcaTATCACTTTGGTTTTACAAACACAGGAATAGAATGCTTGACAGGCACCGGGATGACAGCAtggatggcgatgatgagattgagcCTCCAGGACTTGGTATTGTTTTGAAAGGTCTCGCGGCCGTAGGAGGGTCAAAGTTAATTCATGCTTATCCGGGATGAGCCCGGCGAAAGTAGGAGGTGGGTGGAGTTTCGCAATTCGCTCCACATCCTCACACATGTGCAGACAGACATTCAGGTCAATAGCATCCATGGCATCTTGCGGAACACATACAAGTCGCTCTTTTCAAAGAATTAAATCTCAGATATGGTGATTCTAACTGGCGGAGGGAAGGATCCACAGTGAGAATCCTCGAAGAAGACAGGTCTCTTGGACTGGACAGCATCAGACGGAGCCTCCCAAGGGCTGATCCCGACACTTGCCTCCTGGTGGGCGATGTCGAGCTTTGATATGTTCTGCTCTCCACTTTCAGAGCTTTTGGGGAATCTGATCTCTCGGTTATTTACTTTCTGCCGTTACCACTGCTAAAATTCCcggagcttcttcttccagaTCCTGTCACTTTCCTTAAAGGCCGCTTCAGTGTCTATCAGCTCAGATACGATGCTTCTGGCAGCTGTTTCACACTGAGAACGGTCGTAGTTGAAAACAAGAGCTGGCAAGGCGTTCTGTTCGTGAAGCTCATATGCCAGAGTGAAGAGCCTGTCAATATTGTGAACAGGATTTGAGTAACTGCAACGTTGTATCTTGGCGGTACTGTCAGCTTGCACCGAAGGGTCAACACTCTGTTGCAAAGCGTAGAAGGGAGACTCTGGCTTCTCCATGGCCTCCTTTAACGTCTTCTTTAAATGCTTCTCCCACTCGACAATATGAGTCTTTTCGATGACCTCTGGCAATTGAAACCATCGTCGGCTTGTCCAATACAATGAACCTCATAGAATATGATTCTCTTGAAACGCCGTGACCATGCGGTTGAGCTGCTGGCGTTTGTCGAGGCTAGGAGCATAATCCGTAACATGTGAGGCGCTGTAACCAATATTTGGCACCGAGGAGGGTTGTTGATGCGGTAATCGCGCGTGTGTGAATCCCCCAAACGGACTTTCCCTCTTGCATCCTGAACCTTTAAAAGAATCGGGCCTCGATCTTCGTAGCGATCTGATTCACAAGTACTTTTGTGGAAGCGACGTACACCAGGACTCCATCGTCGCTCTCCTCAAGTACCCTCTTCATGGCGTAGAAGGAGGTGAAGGTCTTTCCTGCAGACGTTGGAGCCACAATCAACAAGCATTCATCGGCATCCCGGTCCGGTGGAAGAATTCTATGCTAAAAACCCCAGTTTTTCGCCGATATCGTGGCACGGAGCTCTCTGCTGATGAGGCCATGCTGTATTTTAAGGTCAGAGACCACATAGGGCAGCAGAGTCTTGACTCGGGATATGGGAGGCAATGGACTCCTCGGTTCGCTAGGAGAGGTGCTGGCAACGCGGCTGATGGTGCGTCTTCGAATAGCATATGTCCCTTAGATGCCGGCTCTGACGCCGTGCCATCATTTTTCCCTTAACTGACTGTATTCTTCACAGGAGACGCGCCCAACTCCGTTCGCGATCAGACGATGTGCCAAGATCCTCGGTTTATGACCTTCCAAAGCGCGTACCTCAACGAGATTGCGAATTTTGACCTCCAGAATGCGTTCCTAGAAGAATAGAAGGAACGCCAGCTGTTTCGGCTGTTCGCACATGCCAGCCTCACGCGCGATCCTCGAGCTACGGCAGACATGGTGCCTGACTCAGTCTGGGCCAACCTGGCACCATATCCGGAAATCGTCGAGCTTCGAGAACAACGCGCACAATTGAAGCGGAGCAAGTACCGCATCGAGGGTcatgaggacgaggaagagatCCGACAGCTCACCAACATAATCCGAACGAAGAGGGCGTACCGCGAAAAGCAGGTCGCCAAAGAATGCCGCGAGGATTACTTCTAGCACCGTCCCACTTGAGACATTGAGTAGCAGGCACGCGAGACGGTCAAGCGTCATCGCGTCCAGCAAAACGTCAGGACTGAGGCTTAACCTCACATCAAAGCGGACAGTGAGCCTGAGCATAACCTCAACCaatttcttctcctcatgCAACCCGGAAAACGCCCGGACTGTATCGGCGACGCGCAGCTCTCCCTCGAAAAGCGTGCTTTTTCGTACTGCCGTCCGACCGTTTGGAACGGCCATTTTGATGACCAGCACTTGATCGACCGCGAGAGAGCACTGCAATGTGGTGACAAGATAGTGTGTACACACCCTGCTTGTCGCAGCCAAAACCAAGGACAAAATCTCGGATTCCATTATATGGACCAGTTTAGGACCCATGTGCAGATAATTCATCGGGTGACGCTGCGATCATCGTGCTAAGTGGAGCAAAAGCGATTGCGCAAGCTGAGGCGTCGAAAGATAGTTGAAGGATAAGCATGACAAGTTTGGAGCAATAGATAAAAAATAGAATGTTGGGGTAGCTCAATTCAATCTGGCTGAACTAATATGGCTCGATCGACTACCGCATACAATTCTTGCGCAAGGCCCAAACCTGCTTGTTGACATAATCCAGTACAGCATCATTTTGTCTCGAGTATTCCGGATGATCAATATTGCATAAACCTAGATGATAGACAGAATCGTACTGGCTCCCTTTAACTAGGTTGCACTGGTTTCTTCGTTGTTGCGCGATATCATGTTGCGTACGATGATGCGGCCCTCTGCTCGATCTTTCTCTTTAAAGATGCTCAAACCATG contains these protein-coding regions:
- a CDS encoding hypothetical protein (At least one base has a quality score < 10) — its product is MLKTPVFRRYRGTELSADEAMLYFKVRDHIGQQSLDSGYGRQWTPRFARRGAGNAADGDAPNSVRDQTMCQDPRFMTFQSAYLNEIANFDLQNALTRDPRATADMVPDSVWANLAPYPEIVELREQRAQLKRSKYRIEGHEDEEEIRQLTNIIRTKRAYREKQVAKECREDYF